One part of the Arthrobacter sp. EM1 genome encodes these proteins:
- a CDS encoding GNAT family protein, producing MTELNLPLRTERLVLRRFRAGDLAAYHAYHSLPETARFLPGEAKSYTKSMESVGKYANFVFEQEGDWICLAIEAADSPGLLGEVVLKWLPGRGQAEIGWSLAPAARGKGIATEAAQALLRLGFEELGFHRINAKLDALNAASAALCERLGMRLEATQLDKWHYKGQWATEVVFAILADEWMSLRPA from the coding sequence ATGACGGAACTGAATCTGCCCCTGCGCACCGAACGGCTGGTCCTGCGCCGCTTCCGGGCCGGGGACCTGGCTGCGTACCACGCCTACCATTCGCTGCCCGAAACCGCCAGGTTCCTGCCGGGGGAGGCGAAGAGCTACACCAAGTCCATGGAGTCCGTGGGCAAATACGCCAATTTCGTCTTCGAGCAGGAGGGCGACTGGATCTGCCTGGCCATCGAGGCTGCGGACTCGCCCGGTTTGCTCGGCGAGGTGGTGCTGAAGTGGTTGCCGGGCCGCGGTCAGGCGGAGATCGGCTGGAGCCTCGCCCCGGCGGCACGGGGCAAAGGCATCGCAACCGAAGCGGCACAGGCGCTGCTGAGGCTTGGTTTCGAGGAGCTCGGCTTCCACCGGATCAATGCCAAGCTTGATGCCCTCAACGCGGCCTCCGCTGCGCTGTGCGAACGGCTCGGCATGCGGCTGGAAGCTACGCAGCTGGACAAGTGGCACTACAAGGGGCAGTGGGCCACGGAAGTCGTCTTCGCCATCCTCGCGGACGAGTGGATGTCCCTGCGGCCGGCTTAG